The Acetomicrobium flavidum genome window below encodes:
- the rpmF gene encoding 50S ribosomal protein L32, giving the protein MAVPKRRVSHAKTARRHAQWIKSLKGPELTVCPHCSEVVMTYRACPECGYYRGRVVGKLGKEEEK; this is encoded by the coding sequence ATGGCCGTTCCAAAAAGAAGGGTCTCTCACGCTAAGACGGCTCGAAGACATGCCCAGTGGATTAAGAGCTTGAAAGGACCGGAGCTCACGGTGTGCCCTCACTGCTCAGAGGTCGTGATGACCTACAGGGCATGCCCGGAGTGCGGATATTATAGGGGGCGCGTGGTGGGCAAGCTAGGCAAGGAAGAGGAAAAGTAG
- a CDS encoding YceD family protein: protein MDREFDLHYLLDLDEVKKGEVYSASASFDRPEGVVNYWGQDYLLRFPLDLGLDAHWDSGDLTVDMQISFRAEVACARCLKPVLLEIFERYSYIYTLRPQNLEPDHELSKEEMSMVHMDFWPTHLDLAPQLWESIILSLPSIVLCSPDCRGLCPHCGKDLNEGPCKCNSAEVDPRLEVLKKALGAPSDLERRKESHGRSKKKGLSR, encoded by the coding sequence TTGGATCGTGAGTTCGATTTGCATTATTTGTTAGACCTCGATGAGGTCAAAAAGGGGGAAGTTTATAGCGCTTCCGCCTCTTTTGACAGGCCTGAGGGGGTAGTCAATTACTGGGGGCAGGATTATTTGTTAAGGTTTCCGCTAGACCTTGGATTGGATGCCCATTGGGATAGCGGTGACCTTACTGTCGATATGCAAATTTCCTTTAGGGCGGAAGTGGCTTGCGCCAGGTGCTTGAAGCCGGTCTTGCTGGAGATCTTCGAGCGGTACAGCTACATCTACACGCTGAGACCGCAGAACTTGGAGCCGGATCACGAGCTGTCCAAAGAGGAAATGTCAATGGTTCATATGGACTTTTGGCCTACCCATCTTGACTTGGCACCCCAACTGTGGGAAAGTATAATCTTGTCTTTACCGTCCATCGTTCTGTGTTCGCCCGATTGTCGAGGTCTGTGCCCCCATTGCGGTAAGGATCTGAACGAAGGGCCTTGTAAATGTAATTCAGCCGAGGTAGATCCTCGCCTGGAAGTCTTGAAAAAAGCGCTAGGTGCGCCAAGCGATTTGGAAAGGAGGAAGGAAAGCCATGGCCGTTCCAAAAAGAAGGGTCTCTCACGCTAA
- a CDS encoding acetate/propionate family kinase, with protein MKILVLNCGSSSLKYQLFDMPQETVAAKGLVERIGIEGSRIKHTRTGSSTISKDADIPNHKVALKYVVDLLLDGDEGVIASLNELAAAGHRVVHGGEKFASSVLVDDDVIEAIEECVPLAPLHNPANLTGIRAMKELLPDLPQVAVFDTAFHQTMPPKAYMYGLPYRYYTTYKGRRYGFHGTSHYYVANRAAQLMGKPVEGLKIVTCHLGNGSSITAVDGGVSVDTSLGFGTVPGVIMGTRSGDVDPTLVLHIMEQENLSAANMSHILHKESGFLGLSGISSDLRDIEEAMEKGNERATLVVEMLAYGIAKFIGAYAAAMRGLDCIVFTAGIGENSPLIREKVCDYLEFLGVLCDKDKNGAMIRGKEGEISGGASRVKVLVIPTNEELVIARDTYRLVQEK; from the coding sequence GTGAAAATTTTGGTGTTGAACTGCGGTAGTTCTTCGTTGAAGTATCAGTTGTTCGATATGCCTCAGGAGACGGTGGCGGCAAAGGGCCTGGTCGAAAGGATCGGCATCGAGGGTTCCAGGATCAAGCATACCAGGACGGGCTCAAGCACGATATCCAAGGATGCGGATATTCCCAACCACAAGGTCGCCCTTAAATATGTCGTCGATCTGCTCTTGGACGGCGACGAGGGAGTCATAGCAAGCTTGAACGAGCTCGCTGCGGCCGGCCACCGCGTGGTCCACGGCGGAGAAAAATTTGCCTCCTCGGTGCTTGTTGACGACGATGTGATTGAGGCAATCGAAGAATGCGTTCCCCTTGCACCTCTGCATAACCCTGCCAACCTCACGGGAATAAGGGCAATGAAGGAACTTTTGCCGGACTTGCCTCAAGTCGCCGTGTTTGATACGGCCTTTCACCAGACTATGCCTCCAAAGGCCTACATGTACGGCCTCCCTTACAGGTATTATACGACCTACAAGGGTCGCAGGTACGGATTTCACGGCACCAGTCACTACTACGTGGCCAACAGGGCCGCACAGCTGATGGGTAAGCCCGTCGAGGGCTTGAAGATAGTGACATGCCACCTGGGAAACGGCAGCTCCATAACTGCCGTCGATGGCGGAGTATCGGTAGATACATCTTTAGGGTTTGGCACCGTCCCAGGCGTCATAATGGGCACTAGAAGCGGTGATGTGGATCCCACGCTTGTGCTTCACATCATGGAGCAGGAAAATCTGAGCGCGGCCAATATGAGCCACATCCTCCATAAGGAAAGCGGCTTTTTGGGCTTAAGCGGAATAAGCAGCGACCTTCGCGACATAGAGGAAGCCATGGAGAAGGGCAACGAAAGGGCAACCTTGGTCGTCGAGATGCTGGCTTACGGAATTGCAAAGTTCATCGGGGCCTATGCGGCGGCGATGAGGGGGCTGGACTGCATCGTCTTTACGGCAGGCATCGGAGAAAACAGCCCGCTCATAAGGGAGAAGGTATGCGACTACCTCGAGTTTCTCGGGGTGCTTTGCGATAAGGACAAAAATGGTGCCATGATACGAGGCAAGGAAGGGGAGATCAGCGGCGGGGCTTCAAGGGTGAAGGTCCTTGTGATTCCTACCAACGAGGAATTGGTCATCGCCAGGGATACTTACAGGTTGGTTCAGGAAAAATAA
- a CDS encoding nucleotidyltransferase, with product MQEAILGIIAEYNPFHNGHLYHMNKAKEMTHASCTVIALSSNFVQRGEPSMIDKWERTRMALAQGANLVIEMPSAFSCHNAGVFCSAGVDLLAATETVTHLSFGMEDTSFHSLKGVIDILIEEPPSFKENLKRHLQEGHSYVESRSLALEDLIPGAGRLMSSSNNILAVGYMMRITQKGYPLTPVPVERTGRAYLDDTLTDVASATAIRKAIKEKGLDEVCPYVPQESFFILKKAFDRGRCAIDDDALFRMIIASCLRASPKELASYAEMKEGIENRIMQASKYSKDLQELIEAISTKRYPKARVQRHLMHILLAYDHWTNKAVQRLSVPYIRVLGFDDKGRALLKTMRKKARLPLITKTGSLESPYSKTIAAFEYKAVELWEMLCNAPQRRKDVIQKPITV from the coding sequence ATGCAGGAAGCCATACTTGGAATAATAGCTGAATACAACCCCTTTCATAACGGACACCTGTATCACATGAACAAGGCCAAGGAAATGACCCATGCAAGCTGCACCGTCATCGCGCTCTCTTCCAACTTCGTCCAACGTGGAGAGCCATCGATGATCGACAAATGGGAACGGACGAGGATGGCATTGGCGCAAGGTGCAAACCTTGTCATAGAGATGCCCTCGGCTTTTTCGTGCCATAACGCCGGCGTCTTTTGTTCGGCAGGCGTCGATCTGCTCGCCGCTACCGAAACGGTAACCCACCTGTCCTTTGGAATGGAGGACACGTCCTTCCATTCACTTAAAGGAGTCATCGATATCTTAATAGAGGAGCCTCCCTCTTTCAAGGAGAACTTGAAGCGGCACCTGCAAGAGGGCCATTCATACGTAGAATCACGTTCCCTGGCCCTAGAGGATCTTATACCCGGTGCAGGGCGTCTGATGTCTTCCTCGAACAACATATTGGCCGTAGGCTACATGATGAGGATCACCCAAAAGGGGTATCCCCTAACTCCCGTTCCCGTAGAAAGAACGGGACGCGCCTATCTGGACGACACTTTGACCGATGTGGCAAGCGCGACTGCCATAAGGAAGGCGATCAAGGAAAAAGGCTTAGATGAGGTTTGTCCCTACGTGCCGCAGGAAAGCTTTTTCATATTAAAAAAGGCCTTCGATAGGGGAAGATGTGCCATAGACGACGATGCGCTCTTCAGGATGATAATCGCCTCCTGCTTGAGGGCTTCGCCCAAGGAGCTTGCAAGCTATGCCGAGATGAAAGAGGGAATCGAAAACAGGATAATGCAAGCCTCAAAATACTCCAAAGACCTGCAGGAGCTCATCGAAGCCATCTCCACCAAGAGATATCCGAAGGCTCGCGTACAGCGACACCTCATGCATATACTGCTTGCCTACGATCACTGGACAAACAAGGCCGTCCAAAGGTTGTCGGTGCCCTATATACGCGTGCTCGGCTTTGACGACAAGGGCCGTGCTCTGCTAAAGACCATGAGAAAGAAAGCTCGCCTTCCCCTGATCACGAAGACAGGATCGCTCGAGTCCCCCTACAGCAAGACCATCGCAGCCTTTGAATACAAGGCCGTCGAGCTTTGGGAGATGCTATGCAACGCTCCGCAAAGGAGAAAAGATGTCATCCAAAAGCCCATCACCGTATGA
- the coaD gene encoding pantetheine-phosphate adenylyltransferase produces MLKAVYPGSFDPITNGHLYVAERAAALFDELILAVLVNPQKKSTFTVEERKAMAREALSHVSNARVKSFEGLLVDFMRQERCRVIVRGLRALSDFEYEFQMALMNRELAPEVETIFIVTDAQYSYLSSSAVKEVFQFGGSVQGMVPPGVYRRLRERFPPKDLIR; encoded by the coding sequence GTGCTGAAGGCCGTTTATCCCGGTTCCTTTGATCCCATAACCAACGGACATCTTTATGTGGCCGAAAGGGCTGCCGCTTTGTTCGATGAGTTGATACTTGCCGTGTTGGTTAACCCGCAGAAGAAGTCAACCTTTACGGTAGAGGAGAGAAAGGCAATGGCTCGCGAGGCCTTGAGCCATGTCTCCAACGCAAGGGTGAAGAGCTTTGAGGGCCTTTTGGTCGACTTCATGAGGCAGGAGCGCTGTCGCGTAATTGTCAGAGGCCTTAGGGCCTTGTCCGATTTCGAGTACGAGTTTCAGATGGCCCTGATGAACCGCGAGCTTGCCCCTGAGGTGGAGACCATATTCATCGTGACTGACGCTCAATACTCATACCTGTCCAGCAGCGCAGTCAAGGAAGTCTTTCAGTTCGGGGGATCGGTGCAGGGCATGGTCCCTCCGGGGGTATACAGGAGACTTCGGGAAAGGTTTCCGCCGAAGGACCTCATACGGTGA
- a CDS encoding RsmD family RNA methyltransferase, with protein sequence MRKTSSKVLLALFNAIGDISGRSFLDLFSGSGQIAREAWARGARPVVAVEADKASCANLRSLCRDREGLEVVCMDVRRALPKLAKDGYEFSVIFADPPYEYGWIGWLLSSLSKYDLLLKPDGLLVLERSKREDLPLPLEGWNLCKERSYGDTVLSFLCRGEGSPKEEK encoded by the coding sequence TTGAGAAAGACTTCCAGTAAGGTCCTTTTGGCCCTCTTTAATGCCATAGGCGACATTAGTGGGAGGTCTTTCCTCGATCTTTTTTCGGGGAGCGGCCAGATTGCCCGTGAGGCATGGGCTAGAGGAGCAAGGCCCGTTGTGGCCGTTGAAGCGGACAAAGCCTCCTGCGCCAACTTGCGCTCTTTATGCAGGGACAGGGAGGGTTTGGAAGTGGTTTGCATGGACGTAAGAAGGGCCTTGCCCAAGCTCGCAAAGGATGGATATGAGTTTTCCGTAATCTTTGCCGATCCGCCTTACGAATATGGCTGGATAGGGTGGCTTCTTTCGTCTCTGTCCAAGTACGATCTATTGTTGAAGCCCGATGGTTTACTGGTCCTTGAGCGCTCGAAGAGGGAGGATCTGCCCCTGCCCTTGGAGGGGTGGAATTTGTGTAAAGAGAGGTCTTACGGCGATACCGTATTGTCCTTTTTATGTCGGGGTGAAGGAAGCCCGAAGGAGGAGAAATAA
- the trmB gene encoding tRNA (guanosine(46)-N7)-methyltransferase TrmB has translation MSWALNKVILSPYEASVFRRETLPTCDDVTVEIGFGNGEFLLDMASRNERGFCFGIEVSMTSILKAARKCLMRRLPNVRLLCGDGSFLLREFFLPESVGRVYVNFPCPWPKKRHAKRRLVTPGFVCNLAHALKVKGAFELASDERWYIEDARTCLLENPAFEVGDVLVGESSSFRTKYEEKWISMGKSIYRLKATKHVPFRVEPVVDWEVTALNVKAKRPDVWEASRLSCLCGLTGGEERFRWTFKDLFLGSQETALLQAITVDDGFEQKFYIRLVPCEGEVLIKLDDASSIYRTPAVKRSFAALAEEIERL, from the coding sequence ATGTCGTGGGCTTTGAACAAGGTAATACTATCGCCATATGAGGCATCCGTCTTTCGCCGTGAAACTTTGCCCACGTGCGATGATGTAACCGTAGAGATTGGCTTTGGCAATGGGGAATTCTTGTTGGATATGGCCTCCCGCAACGAAAGAGGTTTCTGCTTCGGCATCGAGGTCTCCATGACCTCCATTCTTAAGGCCGCACGGAAATGTCTGATGCGTCGTTTGCCGAACGTCAGGCTGTTGTGCGGCGACGGAAGCTTCCTGCTTCGGGAGTTTTTCTTGCCGGAGTCCGTCGGCAGGGTTTACGTAAACTTTCCCTGCCCATGGCCGAAAAAAAGACATGCCAAAAGGCGGCTGGTTACGCCGGGATTTGTCTGCAACCTGGCTCATGCGCTGAAGGTCAAAGGGGCCTTTGAGCTTGCAAGTGACGAGCGTTGGTATATAGAGGACGCCCGAACGTGTCTCCTTGAAAACCCTGCCTTTGAGGTTGGCGATGTCTTAGTTGGCGAAAGCAGCTCTTTTAGGACCAAATATGAGGAAAAGTGGATATCCATGGGCAAATCCATATATAGGCTAAAGGCCACAAAGCATGTGCCCTTTAGGGTTGAGCCGGTGGTGGATTGGGAGGTGACGGCGTTGAACGTTAAAGCCAAAAGACCAGATGTATGGGAAGCCTCGAGGTTGAGCTGCCTTTGTGGCCTTACGGGCGGGGAGGAGCGTTTCAGGTGGACCTTTAAGGACCTCTTTTTGGGATCCCAAGAAACGGCCCTTCTTCAGGCGATAACCGTCGATGATGGATTTGAACAGAAGTTTTACATTCGCCTGGTCCCCTGCGAAGGTGAGGTTTTGATAAAGCTCGACGACGCATCATCCATATACAGGACTCCGGCCGTGAAAAGATCCTTTGCCGCGTTGGCGGAGGAGATAGAGCGTCTTTGA